A genome region from Phocoena sinus isolate mPhoSin1 chromosome 16, mPhoSin1.pri, whole genome shotgun sequence includes the following:
- the LOC116741349 gene encoding uncharacterized protein LOC116741349: protein MVVAGHAPEYPSAGVQAAGREWALTVRPDGPLPHIQAGPAAARLWKLSTAPPPPPLAKHLCLRGSAAPAATVHTLWLGWAPGWGPREAGRDVPLPPGWAPRCPGCRPPSLRAALESKGEQQLSPWFLCRGPRDHVRWPPWQQRGDPVQWLSLHTAPRSTSHFLVTCAPENAALCLLRNLPAHFPRGGRDKDRPLRPGAPPLTSQNHSSTREHRLGLRAREAASQARRALQGCRGGAWPSLGPGAGGARSQILPTPISCLIVEIRQRLSQGSGQSPGGPSCCDPGDQRAPDAGSRRGQGTGEHCRSGGCWPRRMQRRREGVSHLPTPRRNLAE, encoded by the exons ATGGTGGTCGCGGGCCACGCCCCAGAGTATCCCTCTGCAGGAGTCCAGGCTGCAGGGCGGGAGTGGGCCCTCACTGTGCGTCCCGACGGCCCTCTGCCCCACATCCAGGCAGGTCCCGCTGCTGCCCGGCTGTGGAAGCtcagcaccgcccccccccccccgccacttgCTAAGCACCTCTGTCTCCGAGGCTCAGCTGCCCCCGCGGCCACCGTTCACACCCTCTGGCTCGGGTGGGCACCTGGCTGGGGACCTCGGGAGGCCGGGCGGGacgtgcccctccccccaggttGGGCTCCCCGGTGCCCAGGGTGCCGCCCGCCTTCGCTGAGGGCGGCTCTTGAGTCAAAGGGCGAGCAGCAGCTCTCTCCGTGGTTTCTGTGCCGCGGGCCCCGAGACCACGTTCGGTGGCCTCCTTGGCAACAGCGTGGGGACCCCGTCCAGTGGCTTAGTCTCCACACAGCCCCGCGGAGCACGTCACACTTCCTGGTTACCTGTGCCCCTGAGAACGCTGCCCTGTGCCTCTTGAGGAACCTTCCAGCCCACTTCCCAAGAGGCGGCAGAGACAAAGACAGGCCCCTGCGCCCAGGAGCACCGCCCCTGACGTCACAGAACCACAGTTCCACGCGGGAGCACCGGCTTGGGTTGCGGGCTCGGGAAGCAGCCTCTCAGGCGAGGCGGGCTCTGCAGGGGTGCAGAGGGGGTGCCTGGCCCTCCCTCgggcctggagctgggggagCACGTAGCCAGATTCTGCCGACACCGATCTCCTGCCTCATCGTGGAGATACGACAGAGGCTCTCGCAGGGCAGCGGCCAGAGCCCAGGAGGGCCCAGCTGCTGTGACCCTGGGGACCAAAGGGCCCCCGACGcaggcagcaggagaggccagg GGACAGGCGAGCACTGCAGGAGTGGAGGGTGCTGGCCCAGGAGGatgcagaggaggagggagggggtcaGCCACCTCCCGACCCCACGGAGGAACCTG gctgaatga